Proteins from one Bombus affinis isolate iyBomAffi1 chromosome 1, iyBomAffi1.2, whole genome shotgun sequence genomic window:
- the LOC126922360 gene encoding protein GPR107 isoform X4, producing the protein MLGCRRITFKCIAIIRQQNVNFGFTLDRTLSKAMNPYLGNRQEECVLLDISNINPDFDERNNSGIIYFTMDLKNNLLKINCSQNLHVAHIYQDFSNMFLIRERRNSFPPRFSDNVLPGNEETNIEDESETGSDDNVCSGQATSFAMTVQTVKGEKYYNTSFSMYIASAGEQGLYNLYFHNCQNYKYDSQVALDFTVQISEINNGNFLSAGEMPLPALYFMMALLFFLSGCFWVFILKKTKHPVFKIHYLMAILVYLKSLSLLFHGINYHFIQTKGEHVAAWAILYYITHLLKGAVLFITIVLIGTGWTFIKHILADKEKKLFMIAIPLQVLANVAEIIIEESEEGDIEYRMWRDVFILVDLLCCGAIIFPVVWSIKHVEQAAHIDGKAAINLRKLKLFKHFYIMIFCYIYFTRIIVYLLKITVHFQYEWLDEMFREMSTYIFFVLTGYKFRAASANPYFTLSNDEIPQPDNDDDDDDYYDDEEMDVVLFSSVSGGSGITEGLSKVSKMPKVMRPITSDVSATQEERDCLFNKTEPSHNYN; encoded by the exons ATGTTAGGTTGCCGTCGCATAACATTTAAATGCATAGCCATAATCAGACAGCAAAATGTGAAC TTTGGATTCACTTTGGATCGTACCCTAAGCAAAGCGATGAATCCATATTTAGGCAATCGCCAGGAAGAATGTGTACTCCTAGATATTTCGAACATCAATCCCGATTTCGATGAAAGAAATAACAGCGgcataatatattttacaatggACCTCAAGAACAACTT GTTGAAGATAAACTGTAGTCAAAACTTACACGTCGCACATATTTACCAAGATTTCAGTAACATGTTTCTAATTCGGGAAAGGAGAAATTCTTTTCCACCCAGGTTCAGCGATAACGTTCTTCCGG GTAACGAAGAAACTAATATCGAAGATGAATCTGAGACGGGGTCAGATGATAACGTTTGTTCTGGTCAAGCGACCTCGTTCGCGATGACCGTACAGACTGTGAAAGgagaaaaatattacaatacaaGCTTTTCTATGTATATTGCCAGTGCGGGAGAACAAGGTCTCTATAATCTGTATTTCCATAATTGtcaaaattataaatatgattCCCAGGTAGCATTGGATTTCACG GTACAAATATCGGAAATTAACAATGGAAATTTCCTCAGCGCAGGTGAAATGCCTTTACCAGCTCTATATTTCATGATGGcacttttattctttctgtcaGGTTGTTTCTGGGTATTTATTCTTAAGAAGACCAA GCACCCTGTTTTTAAGATACATTACTTAATGGCGATTTTAGTGTACCTGAAATCTTTGTCATTGCTCTTCCATGGGATTAATTACCATTTTATTCAAACAAAGGGGGAGCATGTTGCTGCTTGGGCAATTCTATATTATATCACACATTTATTGAAAGGAGCCGTACTTTTTATCACCATTGTATTAATTGGCACTGGATGGAcatttattaaacatattttAGCTGATAAAGAGAAGAAGCTCTTTATGATAGCAATACCGTTACAG GTATTGGCAAACGTGGCAGAAATAATAATCGAAGAAAGCGAAGAAGGAGATATCGAGTATAGAATGTGGCGAGATGTTTTTATTCTCGTGGACTTGCTTTGTTGCGGTGCTATTATATTTCCAGTAGTTTGGAGTATTAAGCACGTAGAGCAAGCTGCACACATAGATGGCAAGGCAGCTATCAACTTACGCAAGCTCAAGCTTTTTAAGCATTTCTATATTATGATATTTTGTTACATTTACTTTACCAGAATCATAGTGTACTTACTTAAG ATTACAGTACATTTCCAATACGAATGGTTAGATGAAATGTTCCGAGAAATGTCTACATACATCTTTTTTGTTCTTACCGGGTATAAGTTCCGAGCAGCATCTGCGAATCCGTATTTTACATTATCTAACGATGAAATACCTCAACctgacaacgacgacgacgacgacgactactACGACGACGAGGAGATGGATGTCGT TCTTTTTTCCAGTGTTTCCGGAGGTAGCGGTATCACCGAAGGTCTCAGTAAAGTGAGCAAGATGCCGAAAGTTATGAGGCCCATTACTTCGGATGTTTCAGCCACTCAGGAAGAAAGAGACTGTTTGTTTAATAAGACAGAACCTTCTCACAACTATAACTGA
- the LOC126922360 gene encoding protein GPR107 isoform X1 → MQSTQLVIRCFWAMSIFVLAAGRIHKLEIRKDVRRHIALTTFGFYKGGILDINLTNFKADPFDENAVFGFTLDRTLSKAMNPYLGNRQEECVLLDISNINPDFDERNNSGIIYFTMDLKNNLLKINCSQNLHVAHIYQDFSNMFLIRERRNSFPPRFSDNVLPGNEETNIEDESETGSDDNVCSGQATSFAMTVQTVKGEKYYNTSFSMYIASAGEQGLYNLYFHNCQNYKYDSQVALDFTVQISEINNGNFLSAGEMPLPALYFMMALLFFLSGCFWVFILKKTKHPVFKIHYLMAILVYLKSLSLLFHGINYHFIQTKGEHVAAWAILYYITHLLKGAVLFITIVLIGTGWTFIKHILADKEKKLFMIAIPLQVLANVAEIIIEESEEGDIEYRMWRDVFILVDLLCCGAIIFPVVWSIKHVEQAAHIDGKAAINLRKLKLFKHFYIMIFCYIYFTRIIVYLLKITVHFQYEWLDEMFREMSTYIFFVLTGYKFRAASANPYFTLSNDEIPQPDNDDDDDDYYDDEEMDVVLFSSVSGGSGITEGLSKVSKMPKVMRPITSDVSATQEERDCLFNKTEPSHNYN, encoded by the exons ATGCAATCGACGCAATTAGTGATACGATGTTTTTGGGCTATGTCAATATTCGTATTAGCAGCGGGTAGAATTCACAAACTCGAAATACGG AAAGACGTGCGGCGACACATTGCGTTAACTACCTTTGGTTTCTACAAAGGAGGTATTCTCGatataaatttaacaaattttaaagCTGACCCATTTGACGAGAATGCCGTG TTTGGATTCACTTTGGATCGTACCCTAAGCAAAGCGATGAATCCATATTTAGGCAATCGCCAGGAAGAATGTGTACTCCTAGATATTTCGAACATCAATCCCGATTTCGATGAAAGAAATAACAGCGgcataatatattttacaatggACCTCAAGAACAACTT GTTGAAGATAAACTGTAGTCAAAACTTACACGTCGCACATATTTACCAAGATTTCAGTAACATGTTTCTAATTCGGGAAAGGAGAAATTCTTTTCCACCCAGGTTCAGCGATAACGTTCTTCCGG GTAACGAAGAAACTAATATCGAAGATGAATCTGAGACGGGGTCAGATGATAACGTTTGTTCTGGTCAAGCGACCTCGTTCGCGATGACCGTACAGACTGTGAAAGgagaaaaatattacaatacaaGCTTTTCTATGTATATTGCCAGTGCGGGAGAACAAGGTCTCTATAATCTGTATTTCCATAATTGtcaaaattataaatatgattCCCAGGTAGCATTGGATTTCACG GTACAAATATCGGAAATTAACAATGGAAATTTCCTCAGCGCAGGTGAAATGCCTTTACCAGCTCTATATTTCATGATGGcacttttattctttctgtcaGGTTGTTTCTGGGTATTTATTCTTAAGAAGACCAA GCACCCTGTTTTTAAGATACATTACTTAATGGCGATTTTAGTGTACCTGAAATCTTTGTCATTGCTCTTCCATGGGATTAATTACCATTTTATTCAAACAAAGGGGGAGCATGTTGCTGCTTGGGCAATTCTATATTATATCACACATTTATTGAAAGGAGCCGTACTTTTTATCACCATTGTATTAATTGGCACTGGATGGAcatttattaaacatattttAGCTGATAAAGAGAAGAAGCTCTTTATGATAGCAATACCGTTACAG GTATTGGCAAACGTGGCAGAAATAATAATCGAAGAAAGCGAAGAAGGAGATATCGAGTATAGAATGTGGCGAGATGTTTTTATTCTCGTGGACTTGCTTTGTTGCGGTGCTATTATATTTCCAGTAGTTTGGAGTATTAAGCACGTAGAGCAAGCTGCACACATAGATGGCAAGGCAGCTATCAACTTACGCAAGCTCAAGCTTTTTAAGCATTTCTATATTATGATATTTTGTTACATTTACTTTACCAGAATCATAGTGTACTTACTTAAG ATTACAGTACATTTCCAATACGAATGGTTAGATGAAATGTTCCGAGAAATGTCTACATACATCTTTTTTGTTCTTACCGGGTATAAGTTCCGAGCAGCATCTGCGAATCCGTATTTTACATTATCTAACGATGAAATACCTCAACctgacaacgacgacgacgacgacgactactACGACGACGAGGAGATGGATGTCGT TCTTTTTTCCAGTGTTTCCGGAGGTAGCGGTATCACCGAAGGTCTCAGTAAAGTGAGCAAGATGCCGAAAGTTATGAGGCCCATTACTTCGGATGTTTCAGCCACTCAGGAAGAAAGAGACTGTTTGTTTAATAAGACAGAACCTTCTCACAACTATAACTGA
- the LOC126922517 gene encoding uncharacterized protein LOC126922517 isoform X2 has protein sequence MNIPVETSEIERTDNKNSNEYQMITEPYYDSFTSFNRQFCKNSNILQAPKFIPNKPLNEILSDKVENVNPTNESRFSLHCPTTNANTINQDHFPSAQLRNCEKTIAEIKPNSDTKIVNKKTYQDIKNKFRPLVLKNKISPKKKINMCYCSCLTLSILPIITVIIAMFLNLNIPTVCNREIFFLNATEELQQKINGQRNAMSQITTHLNQDIFYLKVLCLIGGTGVGKSYTAQIIAKHFPLKEKIFIYDILLNHHTDAYLSKSLDLYQLIILENLKIQNLDIFSNMIDILNQTKPKCVTVIAIFNIEEVNDNLERKIDLTQSINTIREALVHKKIDSLIVPYEPLNEETLQMCIVEAATNSGLTLTLDQINEVKQNLLLFGSGCKGAYAKVQVVGRH, from the exons ATGAACAT acCAGTGGAAACGTCCGAAATTGAGCGAACAGACAATAAAAATTCTAACGAGTATCAGATGATAACAGAACCCTATTACGACTCGTTTACATCTTTTAATAGACAATTCTGCAAAAATAGCAATATACTACAAGCACCAAAATTTATACCAAACAAACCTTTAAATGAGATACTATCCGATAAAGTTGAAAATGTAAATCCTACAAATGAATCCCGATTTTCATTGCATTGCCCAACAACAAATGCAAATACAATAAATCAAGATCATTTTCCTTCTGCGCAGCTGAGAAATTGTGAGAAAACAATTGCTGAAATTAAACCAAACAGTGATacaaaaattgtaaataaaaagACATATCAggacataaaaaataaatttaggCCACTAgtattaaaaaacaaaatttctccaaaaaagaagataaatatGTGTTACTGTAGTTGTTTAACTTTGAGCATATTACCAATAATTACAGTAATAATTGCAatgtttttaaatttgaatatacCTACAGTTTGTAAtcgtgaaatatttttcttaaatgCTACTGAAGAGTTACAGCAAAAGATAAATGGACAAAGAAATGCAATGTCACAAATTACAACTCATTTAAATCAggatattttctatttaaaagTTTTATGTCTTATAGGTGGAACAGGTGTTGGGAAATCTTACACTGCTCAAATCATAGCAAAACATTTTCCTCTGAAAgagaaaatttttatatatgatatattgttGAACCATCATACTGACGCATACTTGTCAAAATCACTTGATTTATATCAATTAATTATactggaaaatttaaaaatacagaatttagatattttttctaatatgatagatatattaaatcaaacaAAACCAAAATGTGTCACCGTAATAGCAATTTTCAACATAGAAGAAGTGAACGATAATCTAGAACGAAAAATAGATTTAACACAAAGCATAAATACGATTCGCGAAGCACTGGTCCATAAAAAGATTGATAGTTTAATTGTTCCTTATGAGCCTTTAAACGAAGAAACATTACAAATGTGCATAGTTGAGGCGGCAACAAACAGTGGTTTGACACTTACATTGGATCAAATAAATGAAGTCAAACAAAATTTATTACTTTTTGGCAGTGGCTGTAAAGGGGCATATGCTAAGGTACAAGTTGTTGGTAGACATTAa
- the LOC126922360 gene encoding protein GPR107 isoform X2 — MQSTQLVIRCFWAMSIFVLAAGRIHKLEIRKDVRRHIALTTFGFYKGGILDINLTNFKADPFDENAVFGFTLDRTLSKAMNPYLGNRQEECVLLDISNINPDFDERNNSGIIYFTMDLKNNLLKINCSQNLHVAHIYQDFSNMFLIRERRNSFPPRFSDNVLPGNEETNIEDESETGSDDNVCSGQATSFAMTVQTVKGEKYYNTSFSMYIASAGEQGLYNLYFHNCQNYKYDSQVALDFTVQISEINNGNFLSAGEMPLPALYFMMALLFFLSGCFWVFILKKTKHPVFKIHYLMAILVYLKSLSLLFHGINYHFIQTKGEHVAAWAILYYITHLLKGAVLFITIVLIGTGWTFIKHILADKEKKLFMIAIPLQVLANVAEIIIEESEEGDIEYRMWRDVFILVDLLCCGAIIFPVVWSIKHVEQAAHIDGKAAINLRKLKLFKHFYIMIFCYIYFTRIIVYLLKITVHFQYEWLDEMFREMSTYIFFVLTGYKFRAASANPYFTLSNDEIPQPDNDDDDDDYYDDEEMDVVVSGGSGITEGLSKVSKMPKVMRPITSDVSATQEERDCLFNKTEPSHNYN; from the exons ATGCAATCGACGCAATTAGTGATACGATGTTTTTGGGCTATGTCAATATTCGTATTAGCAGCGGGTAGAATTCACAAACTCGAAATACGG AAAGACGTGCGGCGACACATTGCGTTAACTACCTTTGGTTTCTACAAAGGAGGTATTCTCGatataaatttaacaaattttaaagCTGACCCATTTGACGAGAATGCCGTG TTTGGATTCACTTTGGATCGTACCCTAAGCAAAGCGATGAATCCATATTTAGGCAATCGCCAGGAAGAATGTGTACTCCTAGATATTTCGAACATCAATCCCGATTTCGATGAAAGAAATAACAGCGgcataatatattttacaatggACCTCAAGAACAACTT GTTGAAGATAAACTGTAGTCAAAACTTACACGTCGCACATATTTACCAAGATTTCAGTAACATGTTTCTAATTCGGGAAAGGAGAAATTCTTTTCCACCCAGGTTCAGCGATAACGTTCTTCCGG GTAACGAAGAAACTAATATCGAAGATGAATCTGAGACGGGGTCAGATGATAACGTTTGTTCTGGTCAAGCGACCTCGTTCGCGATGACCGTACAGACTGTGAAAGgagaaaaatattacaatacaaGCTTTTCTATGTATATTGCCAGTGCGGGAGAACAAGGTCTCTATAATCTGTATTTCCATAATTGtcaaaattataaatatgattCCCAGGTAGCATTGGATTTCACG GTACAAATATCGGAAATTAACAATGGAAATTTCCTCAGCGCAGGTGAAATGCCTTTACCAGCTCTATATTTCATGATGGcacttttattctttctgtcaGGTTGTTTCTGGGTATTTATTCTTAAGAAGACCAA GCACCCTGTTTTTAAGATACATTACTTAATGGCGATTTTAGTGTACCTGAAATCTTTGTCATTGCTCTTCCATGGGATTAATTACCATTTTATTCAAACAAAGGGGGAGCATGTTGCTGCTTGGGCAATTCTATATTATATCACACATTTATTGAAAGGAGCCGTACTTTTTATCACCATTGTATTAATTGGCACTGGATGGAcatttattaaacatattttAGCTGATAAAGAGAAGAAGCTCTTTATGATAGCAATACCGTTACAG GTATTGGCAAACGTGGCAGAAATAATAATCGAAGAAAGCGAAGAAGGAGATATCGAGTATAGAATGTGGCGAGATGTTTTTATTCTCGTGGACTTGCTTTGTTGCGGTGCTATTATATTTCCAGTAGTTTGGAGTATTAAGCACGTAGAGCAAGCTGCACACATAGATGGCAAGGCAGCTATCAACTTACGCAAGCTCAAGCTTTTTAAGCATTTCTATATTATGATATTTTGTTACATTTACTTTACCAGAATCATAGTGTACTTACTTAAG ATTACAGTACATTTCCAATACGAATGGTTAGATGAAATGTTCCGAGAAATGTCTACATACATCTTTTTTGTTCTTACCGGGTATAAGTTCCGAGCAGCATCTGCGAATCCGTATTTTACATTATCTAACGATGAAATACCTCAACctgacaacgacgacgacgacgacgactactACGACGACGAGGAGATGGATGTCGT TGTTTCCGGAGGTAGCGGTATCACCGAAGGTCTCAGTAAAGTGAGCAAGATGCCGAAAGTTATGAGGCCCATTACTTCGGATGTTTCAGCCACTCAGGAAGAAAGAGACTGTTTGTTTAATAAGACAGAACCTTCTCACAACTATAACTGA
- the LOC126922360 gene encoding protein GPR107 isoform X3: protein MKDVRRHIALTTFGFYKGGILDINLTNFKADPFDENAVFGFTLDRTLSKAMNPYLGNRQEECVLLDISNINPDFDERNNSGIIYFTMDLKNNLLKINCSQNLHVAHIYQDFSNMFLIRERRNSFPPRFSDNVLPGNEETNIEDESETGSDDNVCSGQATSFAMTVQTVKGEKYYNTSFSMYIASAGEQGLYNLYFHNCQNYKYDSQVALDFTVQISEINNGNFLSAGEMPLPALYFMMALLFFLSGCFWVFILKKTKHPVFKIHYLMAILVYLKSLSLLFHGINYHFIQTKGEHVAAWAILYYITHLLKGAVLFITIVLIGTGWTFIKHILADKEKKLFMIAIPLQVLANVAEIIIEESEEGDIEYRMWRDVFILVDLLCCGAIIFPVVWSIKHVEQAAHIDGKAAINLRKLKLFKHFYIMIFCYIYFTRIIVYLLKITVHFQYEWLDEMFREMSTYIFFVLTGYKFRAASANPYFTLSNDEIPQPDNDDDDDDYYDDEEMDVVLFSSVSGGSGITEGLSKVSKMPKVMRPITSDVSATQEERDCLFNKTEPSHNYN from the exons ATG AAAGACGTGCGGCGACACATTGCGTTAACTACCTTTGGTTTCTACAAAGGAGGTATTCTCGatataaatttaacaaattttaaagCTGACCCATTTGACGAGAATGCCGTG TTTGGATTCACTTTGGATCGTACCCTAAGCAAAGCGATGAATCCATATTTAGGCAATCGCCAGGAAGAATGTGTACTCCTAGATATTTCGAACATCAATCCCGATTTCGATGAAAGAAATAACAGCGgcataatatattttacaatggACCTCAAGAACAACTT GTTGAAGATAAACTGTAGTCAAAACTTACACGTCGCACATATTTACCAAGATTTCAGTAACATGTTTCTAATTCGGGAAAGGAGAAATTCTTTTCCACCCAGGTTCAGCGATAACGTTCTTCCGG GTAACGAAGAAACTAATATCGAAGATGAATCTGAGACGGGGTCAGATGATAACGTTTGTTCTGGTCAAGCGACCTCGTTCGCGATGACCGTACAGACTGTGAAAGgagaaaaatattacaatacaaGCTTTTCTATGTATATTGCCAGTGCGGGAGAACAAGGTCTCTATAATCTGTATTTCCATAATTGtcaaaattataaatatgattCCCAGGTAGCATTGGATTTCACG GTACAAATATCGGAAATTAACAATGGAAATTTCCTCAGCGCAGGTGAAATGCCTTTACCAGCTCTATATTTCATGATGGcacttttattctttctgtcaGGTTGTTTCTGGGTATTTATTCTTAAGAAGACCAA GCACCCTGTTTTTAAGATACATTACTTAATGGCGATTTTAGTGTACCTGAAATCTTTGTCATTGCTCTTCCATGGGATTAATTACCATTTTATTCAAACAAAGGGGGAGCATGTTGCTGCTTGGGCAATTCTATATTATATCACACATTTATTGAAAGGAGCCGTACTTTTTATCACCATTGTATTAATTGGCACTGGATGGAcatttattaaacatattttAGCTGATAAAGAGAAGAAGCTCTTTATGATAGCAATACCGTTACAG GTATTGGCAAACGTGGCAGAAATAATAATCGAAGAAAGCGAAGAAGGAGATATCGAGTATAGAATGTGGCGAGATGTTTTTATTCTCGTGGACTTGCTTTGTTGCGGTGCTATTATATTTCCAGTAGTTTGGAGTATTAAGCACGTAGAGCAAGCTGCACACATAGATGGCAAGGCAGCTATCAACTTACGCAAGCTCAAGCTTTTTAAGCATTTCTATATTATGATATTTTGTTACATTTACTTTACCAGAATCATAGTGTACTTACTTAAG ATTACAGTACATTTCCAATACGAATGGTTAGATGAAATGTTCCGAGAAATGTCTACATACATCTTTTTTGTTCTTACCGGGTATAAGTTCCGAGCAGCATCTGCGAATCCGTATTTTACATTATCTAACGATGAAATACCTCAACctgacaacgacgacgacgacgacgactactACGACGACGAGGAGATGGATGTCGT TCTTTTTTCCAGTGTTTCCGGAGGTAGCGGTATCACCGAAGGTCTCAGTAAAGTGAGCAAGATGCCGAAAGTTATGAGGCCCATTACTTCGGATGTTTCAGCCACTCAGGAAGAAAGAGACTGTTTGTTTAATAAGACAGAACCTTCTCACAACTATAACTGA
- the LOC126922517 gene encoding uncharacterized protein LOC126922517 isoform X1, which translates to MEKHFASLRLLDSDTDWKITEDVNYSQTPSSQRISIKQIYQSEIQPNLIRQYSCDHIFNEHVTTRPVETSEIERTDNKNSNEYQMITEPYYDSFTSFNRQFCKNSNILQAPKFIPNKPLNEILSDKVENVNPTNESRFSLHCPTTNANTINQDHFPSAQLRNCEKTIAEIKPNSDTKIVNKKTYQDIKNKFRPLVLKNKISPKKKINMCYCSCLTLSILPIITVIIAMFLNLNIPTVCNREIFFLNATEELQQKINGQRNAMSQITTHLNQDIFYLKVLCLIGGTGVGKSYTAQIIAKHFPLKEKIFIYDILLNHHTDAYLSKSLDLYQLIILENLKIQNLDIFSNMIDILNQTKPKCVTVIAIFNIEEVNDNLERKIDLTQSINTIREALVHKKIDSLIVPYEPLNEETLQMCIVEAATNSGLTLTLDQINEVKQNLLLFGSGCKGAYAKVQVVGRH; encoded by the exons ATGGAAAAACATTTTGCATCATTAAGATTATTAGATTCGGACACTGATTGGAAAATAACAGAAGATGTTAATTATTCGCAAACACCATCTTCTCAACGAATCTCCATAAAACAGATATATCAATCTGAAATTCAGCCTAACTTGATTAGACAATACAGTTGCGACCACATTTTTAATGAACATGTAACTACAAG acCAGTGGAAACGTCCGAAATTGAGCGAACAGACAATAAAAATTCTAACGAGTATCAGATGATAACAGAACCCTATTACGACTCGTTTACATCTTTTAATAGACAATTCTGCAAAAATAGCAATATACTACAAGCACCAAAATTTATACCAAACAAACCTTTAAATGAGATACTATCCGATAAAGTTGAAAATGTAAATCCTACAAATGAATCCCGATTTTCATTGCATTGCCCAACAACAAATGCAAATACAATAAATCAAGATCATTTTCCTTCTGCGCAGCTGAGAAATTGTGAGAAAACAATTGCTGAAATTAAACCAAACAGTGATacaaaaattgtaaataaaaagACATATCAggacataaaaaataaatttaggCCACTAgtattaaaaaacaaaatttctccaaaaaagaagataaatatGTGTTACTGTAGTTGTTTAACTTTGAGCATATTACCAATAATTACAGTAATAATTGCAatgtttttaaatttgaatatacCTACAGTTTGTAAtcgtgaaatatttttcttaaatgCTACTGAAGAGTTACAGCAAAAGATAAATGGACAAAGAAATGCAATGTCACAAATTACAACTCATTTAAATCAggatattttctatttaaaagTTTTATGTCTTATAGGTGGAACAGGTGTTGGGAAATCTTACACTGCTCAAATCATAGCAAAACATTTTCCTCTGAAAgagaaaatttttatatatgatatattgttGAACCATCATACTGACGCATACTTGTCAAAATCACTTGATTTATATCAATTAATTATactggaaaatttaaaaatacagaatttagatattttttctaatatgatagatatattaaatcaaacaAAACCAAAATGTGTCACCGTAATAGCAATTTTCAACATAGAAGAAGTGAACGATAATCTAGAACGAAAAATAGATTTAACACAAAGCATAAATACGATTCGCGAAGCACTGGTCCATAAAAAGATTGATAGTTTAATTGTTCCTTATGAGCCTTTAAACGAAGAAACATTACAAATGTGCATAGTTGAGGCGGCAACAAACAGTGGTTTGACACTTACATTGGATCAAATAAATGAAGTCAAACAAAATTTATTACTTTTTGGCAGTGGCTGTAAAGGGGCATATGCTAAGGTACAAGTTGTTGGTAGACATTAa